AGTCTGAGTCTTGTGGAGAGAGAATCTGCCAGGAGTCTGAGCTGCCTCTCTTGCTATGGTGTTGGAGATACGAGTTATCTGACTCTTGAAACCTGATAGCTCTTTGCTTTCTGACCCAGGATTTCACTGGAAGACCTTTGTTGAAGGAAGCATTTTTATTCCTGCCAAATCTTTCATTCAGGAAGCATAGTCAGAATGAATGTGCTCTGTGGTTGTTGCTCTGTCcttaaatttcttaaatttgcCTAAAGGAGTGTGTCAGAGTTTAGACAATGGCCTTTCCCAAAGCTTTCTGAAggaagtagatttttttttttttccccaagaagtAGAGGCCTGCAGAAATAGAATTGTCAGCCTGGGGGCAGAAGTGTTCATAACCTTTCATGGCCTTTGTAAGCCCATGTGCacattctgtgtgtttttccttgCATTGAGGGGTTtgcttgcatttattttgcaagCTTATGTGAAGATGAGCAGGTATGCTCTGTACCTATTCAACATATTAATTGTATATCCAAGGATATTCAAGATATTAATTGTATATCCAAGGATATTCAAGATATTAATTGTATATCCAAGGATATTCAAGATATTCATTGTATATCCAAGGATATTCAAGAGTATGTTCAAGATAGATGTTAAAAGCTTTCTCAAGAGGAGTTAGAACTTGATAAAATAGCAAGAAACCTTGCAGTGTCTTGGTGTAAGGGTCTAAAACCTCTGCCTTAGGGTGATGACgtaaaaaaatataatgctATGCACTACAGTGCATTGCGAATTAAGGTCTGGTTTTGACACAGAAAATGTAAGGGGAAAAACTTGGGTTACCATAGTACAGGTTGTGAATTAAATAACCTATTTACTGGTCAGGATGCTGAGGCTCCAGCTACAGTGAGTCTTTCCTGCATAGAGATTCTTGAAATTTTATGCAACGGCATAATCCCTGGGATTCCCTGTATACTAAAACACACTAATGactcaaagggaaaaatatgtattttagttAAACATAATCAGTGATCTGGTTTTGACTGCTGGTTTAATAAGGCCTCCTGGTGGAAACAGTGCTTTCACCAAAAAAGCAAATCGAAACTACAGAAACGAAATAAGCtgttcacatttttaaaaggaggcCCAGCCGTTTGCTGTAGGTGTAGCAGTCAAAGATtcagaaagctttgaaaaacaTATGTTAATTTCGGAAATGTTCTCCTTTTGTTCCTATTTATGTGACTGTACTTGAAGGTAAGAATGTTTCTGATTCTCCCTCCTTCTACTCCTTCTTTACTTCCCTGCCCACACACAAGGGTTGAACAAACTTTTCTTCACAGTTTAATTAGGTTAACATTGTGTGTGAATTCAGGAATCATGCCTCACATTCCCTGTGGTGGCCAGGGGCCTGTGACCACCATTGTTCTGACTTCGAGTAGCTGCTGCTTgggcctcagcagcagcttgagCACTTTCTTTCTGCTAGTCTGCTGCAGCTGTCAAGTAAAAAGTTCATGCACCCTTTATGggtatgaaaaatgaaattacattaaagTATATGAAATGTTAGAGACTTAGAGACTTTGTATTAAATGTGAAGGGATGAGATATGTAATCTTGATTGCTGAGTAATCATTCTCCTAGTAGCATGCTCAAAATCGGTCTGGAAAAAGTTCATTTCTACTGTTATTTTACAATCTGAGCCTCAAAATGATTGCTTGTTGTGCTATTCtagaagaggaaatgaaaagtcTCCCTGAAATTATTAATTCATCAGGCCACCTTCCTGTAAGGCAGtgcctcctgcaggagctgtctCTGGACACATAATCCTGTGACCATCTCAGCTTTCTTGGGGGAGGCCTCTGAGCACTTTGTCACAGCAGAAGCCTGTATCCTTTTGTAGTACATTCTGATTCTGTGTAGAGATAATTTCCTCATTTTGAgaaatgcttcatttattttcaggattGTCTTGCCCCATGCATTCACTTTTCCACAAATGGCAAAAGCTCCAACTGGCATAAGGatgaaattttctttagaaGCTGAAGCTTCTGATTTGAAATCTTCTGGTGCTCATTTGAAACAGTGGGTCACCTTTTCTTTTGAGCCCCCCCATTTTCATACATTTGAGCACTCTCCATATTAATCTACagttctgtaaaagaaaatctttgggAGAAGTTGTTGGGATTTGCGATTTGCTAGTGGAGCTGCTAAGAGAATTTGTTAATTAGAAAGCAAGTAGAATATTCCCATATGCTGTAGTATCTCACAAGGAGGCATCTTCTTGATATACATGTGTTAGGTTGCCTTTCTGGTGGTATGAAAATACTTGTCCAAAATATATTCAGTAGTTCCTGAGCTTAATCCAGGAACTAGGAAATTACTGGGAGCTGTGTTCTCATGTACCTTTATGAGGAAACCAGTAATGCAAAGAAGTAAAAGTTATCTATTGTGGAACTATATTTAATGACAGTTTGTACTCCTTAGGTAAAACTTGACAAGTACTTGTTAAttgtaatttgatttatttccatctatctatctatctatctatctatctatctatctatctatctatccatctatccatccatctatccatctatcCCTCTATCatctacctacctacctacctacctacctacctacctacctacctacctatcTCGCTGTATCTATCTATAGGTGCAGAGATACAATTGCTCAAACTGTTCCTcagaggttttttgttttctcatcacatcacatttcaaaatttcaaactGAATAGTCTACAATTTGAATTGCTCTTAAAATTTATTAGTGTTGGTACTTATTATCAACAGATATAATCTGTTGGTAGATTGCAATCATCCTTATGTACATCTTTCTCATTTACAGCTACATGTGAGAAGAATGCATGAGAGAGTTTCTGTATCACCTGTTGTTTGTTGAGAAGTCATTATTCTCAAGCATGTGCAAGTAATTGTACCATATAGGACACAAAATAATTCTAACATGATAAAGAATATACAAATGCCTTTCCACAAATTCGTGCTGATGACTTCTTTGTACTTTCATGGCAAAAGTTGATCGTGTTCGATCTTCTTTTTATCAGAAGCACCACATTGCCCATAACAATTTTTGTAGTATTTGCATTAATTCTGCAACTCTATAGCAGTAGAGCAGCTACTGTAGTGGTGCTCATACTTGCAGAAGCttgaaatcactgaaaatctGTAGTGTAAGATATGTGCTTGAGAAGTCATGTCTTTCAAGTGTTAGCAAAGTCCCAACAACAGAAGTTCACGCTTAATAGGCAACATCTAACTCTGTCCTGTGCTTAGGACTGCAAGTCCTGCAGGCATGCTGCAGCACCCGAGTTACTGGGGCAGCAATAGTCCCTGTGTATCACACACATGCAGCTAGACCAAATTGTATCAAACAGTGCCTTTCACCGTGGTATTCACAAGTAACTTAAGCATGTGGTTTTTCTAACtttgtatttgtattaaaaGGAAATGGTTTAGAAGCCTACTGTGGTAAAAGGCTGTGGTCTAACTGTCCTCAGCTAATCACCCATTCTCATCACAGTCCACCTCCTCTGAACCAGTTGTGACTGGTTCAGTTTATAGGGTTTTTCCACTACATAACCAAACCTTCCTGTAAACAAACACCCCAACACCCATAAACCTTCAAATCTACTTTTCCTCTTATTtgagctaaataaataaaaattaagatattagTAGGAGCAATGTATATTTGTATAAACAACTTCAGGGAAATGTGAGCTGTTGGAAGGTGTAAAACCTTCAACCAAGCACTTGAAAAATGCCAGAAACCAAGAGGTGATGGTTTAGGGTCGCATATAGGCAGGaggtttgctgtgttttctctcttcttctgaaCTGCAGGGACAATATCTTTCAGTTTTATGTAGGAGACACAAAGAGTAGATTTGGGGATCATAAAGTGAGAGATCTTTAATGCACTCAAGCATTTGTCTAGCAGAGATAGAGGAGACCCATGTAATATCCAGGTAAAAACCATGATGCTACTGAAATCTACAGTTACTGTGTTCCAAAAATACCTTTGTGGCTGTTTTGTTTCACCTTGATTGGACCCAAACTTTAACAAATAATAGCATGGGATCCCAGATATCTCTCAAACAGAGTTTGACTGAAGACTAGAAATCACATCTTTCTTCACATTGAAGAGTAACGTGACTTTGAAGGCAGTATTTAGTTGCTTTGGTTTCAATATGCATATTCTAACATAGCTTGTAAGGTATGACATTAGTAAAATGGCTGTGGCTGTTAGAACTCAGCCTGgtgtattttccttcccttagGATAGCATGAGCCCTAGAAGGCAGTCCTGTTATAACAACATTTCCCCTTGGCTTGGTTTAGCTGTTTTACAAAGCTTAGCTTTCTGTTTATAGCAGAAAAGATGCAACAAACTAGTATTTATTGTTCTATATAAAAGTGTTTCTATTAACACATTGAAGAGCAGAAAAGTGATGTTTTGAGGACCTTTGATTTCCTGAGAAATTTATATTAACAGAGAAATTAATCAGGTTTTCTAGACATATTTTTACAGGCTGTGGAAATGCTGGAGAACAAACACAGGCTTCATAAAGACAGCTGGAGGAAAGCTTTTATTGCCACCATCATTACAGACACAgtaaatgcaaatgtaaatgCTTCAGGGGCATTTCTCCAAAACCTAGGGCAGAGTTTTGCCCAAAACCAAGCAAGTGATTTATCCCAATATGTCCACTTCCTACCTTTCCACATAAATTTGAAAGGAATTGATTTGTGGAACTGGGAGATTAAAAGTTCAAGGTATCTGAGAATTTTTCTCCCGTtgtgaatatattttatcaGCGCTTCACATTTGCAGCTTTGCTCAGTTTTAAAAGGTGTCCTTAAATAAGGTGATGTTCAAGACCATTGTGattgtttacttttttattaaattacaaTGTGCAGATTTTCAGACCATGTCACAGTGCTGGTGGATTTCTTCAATTTCTGCACATGTACACCTTAGAATCTCTTTTATTCTCATCTGATTTCTTAATTCAAAATTCTTTtgttcacttttaaaaattttgtttaattgtCTCTTAAAGCACACCACTTCAGAATAATTAATTCCAGATTTGTTGGATACATGAGAGTTGCAACAAAtcaacaaaagtaaaaatgaacCAAACCTGTGAATTTCCTGTACAGGAATGCTCCTAATAAAGCCTTAAATGCAGTGACAAAACACATCTGTGCTTTATATGTCAAAAGCCCAAGCTTCTGGATGCATGTCCACTTTTGACATGGCTACCTTCTTCATTTTGCAATACAGACTTggattaaaatgcattattccTATtgcccagaaaaaaattaggaaaactAGCCTGATATAAAAACACTAGCAGTAAAGCAAAACGAGCCCTTATGCACAAATACCAGAatattattttggattttttttttctgttccatctAACACCAAGAGCAGGGGGGTCTATATGGATAAGCATACGGCAAAGTAAATTAAAGATCAATTTGTAGCCCTTTCTCAAAACAGCATTTATGCTTTCTTTCCTTGGTGCTTGGTTGAAGCCCACACTCTGTAGATGAAGAAGAGTATGACAAGATAGTACATGGAGCTCTTCAGAAGAAGGAtgatatatattaaatatgctGTCCTGTGCATTAACTGATCTGTAACAAATATAAGACAGAAAAGTCACGTTTAATGTCAACATTGTATAGCATCCTAAAAAATGGGTAGAAATGGAACAATGTAGTCAATTTACTGCTGCAATTACATTGACACCAGAGTACACCATAAACACGTACAAGATCTGTTCTGCTCTTTAAGTGGGTTTGCACCTCTAATGAGTTCTAGACCTAGTGGGTTTCTTAGCACTAAACTGACTCTCAGTGTCACTGGGTTATTATTCCTTGTAAAGACAAGAGCATAACTATAGTGCTTCCAGCACTTGGTATGATGTTTGTTTAAATCCTTTTGTGttgtatttaatgtatttctctttGCTCGTGATTCTCTCTAAATACcattcaagacaaaaaaattctttgtccGAAGTTCTGGGCAATTGCTAGGCTGATGTAGCATCAGCAGAAGTGTTTAACTACTCCAAGTGTTTAAAAAAGTGGGGCTAAAAGCAGGCTAATAATCTAGTAGCCCAAACACCATCCGTAACATCTCAAAGCTACCTGTAAAGGCAGGAGAGCCCCTTATAAGAAGCTAGTTCTGAGTAGTGGTGAAAGGTTTTTGAGTTGCCAACCCCAGACTTGAAAGATTTCCTGTATACTGctaagaaagataatttttggACTGTTCAGATCTTATGTAGCGATACCTAACTCTTGCATGATATGCATCACTTTCCCACATTTTAACACATTAAATTACCTCTATTGAAAACTGTTCTGCAGTCCTCTTCCTGAGGAGCAGTCTTCACAGAATCGACTGGAAAGAGAGTTAAAATGCCCTAGTtaggtttttctttaattttaacaaaCATGAATTGagaaataggggaaaaaagaggcTGGACACAAACAAGGCTGGGAAAATGCCCCAGttagtattaaataaaaaacaggagCCTTAAGATTAGTCTGCAAAGCAGATATCCACAAGTAGAATTAATTTGAAGAGAGAATTGGAAGAGGAGAAATGCTTGAAGAAGTGGCTGGGTATTTGTTGCCATAAGTGGAGATGTGTCTTTGCCCTTTCAGGAATGTGTCTGTTAGGCTGTTCCTGGGCAAAGTTTTTTATTTGGAAGAGTAGTCAGTTTGAGCACCTGACCTTGTCAGTGAAGGAGCTGAAGTCCATTTGCCTTCACAACCTACTGTtatcagaaatgcagaataatttATATTGGAAGAGACTTCATTTAATATGTTAATATGTTAATGGTTGTTCAACAACAAAGCATAATAATGAAGAGTGTATGATCTTAACTTTCCCTACTGGGAATCTTGGTGctgcttttttctctaaaatacaTCCTTTTTGTTCTTGAAGTAGCAAATTTGAGTTTGTTCTTGTTTATGTTGTTTGTATGCATTGATACAAACATTAAGGACGTTTATATTGCATCTCTAAATACATCCtccatataaataaaatacattttgaaggTTGAAACATAATTGTTGTTTATGGCCATGAGCTCACTCATTGGAGTTGAGTTAATTTATAGTAAGCTAAGCAGAGGTAGATATGGAGAGAAGATTAATCTAAACCAATTTAGACAACTTTTCTTATAGATGATTTAAACAATTTGCATTGAGTATAAgctactttttctttaaagttgcATTGTCTTTCAGATTTGGCTTTCAACAATCAGAATCAATCTTTccacaattaaaaacaaaaccttatttttatACATGGCTATTAacttattattaatttattatttctggaTAGTGGgtaagtaatatttttaaacttgctCTACATCCTCAGTAACCTCATTTTTAACTTCTTAGATTTTTATAGCTGTGATAATGTCAGGGGTTGTCAGAAGGACTTACACCTGTAAGATACAAGAAATAACACTTTTTCCAGAAACTTCTGTAAGATGGAAAGGAACAGACATGTTTCAGTGCAGATCTGTTGGAGCTGTGCTAGTTTACACCTGATGAGAttcattactttaaaataactattatttttctgtaaagcaaTTTTTTCTATATCCAATGGGATGCTTATTTGGGGACCATAACAGGCTGAGTTACTTTTCCTGGTAAAACTTTGGGTAGTTTCACCAGTTGTGTACTTTAGCTATTGTGCCTAGGAGCACAGATGTTTTCATCAGTAATATAAAGCATTATTACTCTAATTttattgtaaagaaaaattatgtttataatAGTACATCCAATTACATTTTTAACATGTGGAATATACCTTGTGTTGACAGTgaagccttttccttttcatgctcATATTTGCAGTAGTATTTCTTGTCCTCATTCTCTGCTGGCACAGTTAACCAACTGGCAATTGAGTATTCATCCTCTTTTCTGGACAGCCAAGTGTCTCCTTTTACTATGTTGTCTGTTACCTCCTTTTTGTCTTCAGTCCATGTCACCTTAATAACTTCTGGGTAGAATTTCTCAATAAGGCAAACATAGGTTATCTGATCTTCATGttttttctgcaggatttcAGAGTTTGCTGGGGgagaactttctttttctggatgGGTTATTGGAGggagaaaattaacaaaacagaGAGCTGGAAGATCAGTAGTGTACAGCAAATAAATACACAgccaaaaatacaaattctaaAGAGCAACATAATAAATGCCTTATTAACAAATATTAATACACTTGTAACAAATGTAAATGCTCTTTTGAGAAACattaagaaactgaaatactgttGAATATACCAATAGCTGTTAATCTCACTTGAAACTGAGTTAGAAACCCTAAGGTGGCTATATCCCACAACCTTCCAAGCAGTACTGCTGTCAGAAAGTGTATTTGCCCTTTCAAGTCTCTGACAATTAttaaataatagtaatatttCCTGAACTTCTTTTATTCAATAAGAGGAATTTAATATTGCTCTACAGTATTTATGCAAAAACAAGTACATTAAAATTTTGTCCACAGAATATTAAGCATAGACCACTTACCTTTAAAATCCTAGCAATTTTATGTCCCCAGTATAAGTCCCCACTGTTATATAATTAACATCAGCTAtatctattaattttttaaaagccaatattaattttatgatatttttagGGGGTGAGGGAAGGGAAGACAACAATGACTGCTCTGTTTTTAAGGCATTCCATGTATTTGCCAGGTGAAGATTTTTATCAAGACAGGAAAATGGAATCACAAAATGCCCTAGACACCAAAGATTGGCAGTGCCATTCAGCCCTACTAGATCTGTTTAAATTATTGAATTATCGcatctggaaatgaaaaaccaaaGCTAAACTAAAGCAGAAGAACATGCTATAGCTGGATAACATTTTCACATCTAAACAGCATATCTAGCCAGAGTTGTCTGCACAGGTGTTGTGCTTTGGGAACTATGCTCAGtatgaatatatatgtatatattttaaatttaaagtgaGCTGTTTCCACGAGCTTATTTGACATAAACTCCATTTCATTTGCCTCTCTGGATTATGCCTGGATGCTCTCTGGATTAGGAGGAGACAAAATCACCTTGATTTTGTCCACACTGAGATAGGTTTTGATATTATTTAAGTGGATAGTAAATTTAAGGGTCCGATTTAGGTAAATGTGAGCTTCTGCAGTGCTCACAATCATTTCTGTCCATGCTTAACTGCAATCGAAGGCTGAATACAATTTTCAAAACTGACTTTTGTTACATAGAAAGTACTGCTTAAGAGTATTGTTTTAAGGCAGCAGAGAACTTTTAGGTGTTCCCTTATCCCactttttctcttgaatttcTATATAAATCTCTGCCACTGAATTTGAGCAAGTAGATGCATGGGGTTTAAGTTTTAGTCTGACTGGTGCCGTTTTAATGCACTGGGAGAAAATACATTActataaaactaatttttgcCAAAAAGCTccacttttctttaaatgatcTGCCTGTTCTAGAGAAATCTTCTACATTGCATTCTCCCTGAAACAACTTACTGATCCATATTTCAAACTTGGTCCTTAAAGAGAAAGATGACCTGTCTACCTTTAAGAGGGTGTCTACCTTCCTTATATTAAGAATTGCCTTCATTTTAGAGAGGTCATTAAAATGACAATGTGGACTGAGTTCTGTTGTATCAGAAGTAAAGTTGCTGACAACTTTATAGCTCCCTAACATTAATTTAGGTgttaattttatcttctgtatGCATCAGTCCTCCCAAGGACTGAAGATTAGAGCAATTTCTGAAGTTATCTATTTGTTGGCATATGTTCACAAGGCCATGAAGTAGCTCTTGGCCCAGTGTATTCTGCAAAGCTTCATGACTGTTTTAGATGTTTCTATTAGATTTTCTAAGTTTAGTAAGTTGTTCTAATTTTAGTACATTTAATTGCTTAGTTTGACATTCTGTCAGGATATCAAATCTAAATGGAGAGGCAAGAGAGTTTCTTCTAACTGCTAGCTCATCCTGCTCATTTTAGAGACTTCTGTTATGATGGAATAATTTCCACCTCTGGAATTGCCAACATCATTCCATTTATTGCACCCTAGGTGTGTAGCTTACATGAAACACCTAAATCATACCAAAATACTGAGGGAACACATTGCTTGAGTAATTGCTGCTGTCTTCATGCCTTGAAGCATCTCATGTACATATACGGGCAAATGGATGACAGTGGAGAATtgaaaagagttaagtttttcatctatctatctatctatctatctatctatctatctatctatctatctatctatctatctatctatctatttttACTTGACAAAAAGTAGCTTTgcatgtttctgaaaaaaaaagtatgaaaactTGTAGAATTGGTTGTAGGTTTGATGTATTTTCAGGCTGTTCTGCAAACTCTTTGAAGTCAGTAAGACAGTTTGCACTGGCTTTTCTGGGTAAATTATCTGGTTCTTTCTAAGGAATTTTAAAGTAATGAACTTGAACTCCTCTGTCAGTTTTGATTTGGCTAAACATTGAAAACTATTGTGGTTTACCTTGTTAAACAGTTTTCTAAGGCAGAGGTATATTAGGATGTATATAGGTCTTACTTTTTCACGTAAAATATAGGTATGAGCAGATATTTCTTAAGCTAAGATTTGTCTTTTCTCTCATGTAACGATGCAGAGAGGCTGTAAAACACTGTTCAAACAAAATCCT
The sequence above is drawn from the Parus major isolate Abel chromosome 2, Parus_major1.1, whole genome shotgun sequence genome and encodes:
- the LOC107200401 gene encoding TCR gamma alternate reading frame protein → MLLLVVLVATASWSYGFAQKIPMQSPISITKFQKSARMTCEMRTLQENFDGTVIHWYKQKEGEAPQRLLFVSGSKVTIESGFQTNRYLVERSSVQKQCFLTIKDVIPDDAATYYCAYWDHYNKVFGSGTKLVVSEKESSPPANSEILQKKHEDQITYVCLIEKFYPEVIKVTWTEDKKEVTDNIVKGDTWLSRKEDEYSIASWLTVPAENEDKKYYCKYEHEKEKASLSTQVDSVKTAPQEEDCRTVFNRDQLMHRTAYLIYIILLLKSSMYYLVILFFIYRVWASTKHQGKKA